In Longimicrobiaceae bacterium, a single window of DNA contains:
- a CDS encoding carboxypeptidase-like regulatory domain-containing protein, whose product MDDVGREMPISGPPAWVARCAAGMLLALLLALGFAGRADAQVVRGRLTSAQGGGVLAGALVTLLDGRGAPVRVGVADAAGQYQLTAPAAGSYRVKVDRVGFGSHTTGEFALAAGQTLEMPVAVPPVRVSLAAIRVEAAPRCNSRSRDGDALRAVWEEARKALQLTNSNTSAALLSFDYRHFERHLSPNGRKVEAETSQMVHLPPGTVAFASLPADSLAAGGYVRVLERTGQVSYFAPDADVLLSEVFLDGHCFSLRNGQQGTIGLHFEPLRGNAVADVRGTLWLDRATAELRFMEFTYTGLPHVSPRTMGGRVDFARMPNGAWVIHDWALRWPVAAMRYNGRSNVLTIGRARGVQEAGASLVAVRLVEPGDTAQTSAAPAAASH is encoded by the coding sequence ATGGACGACGTCGGACGGGAGATGCCCATCTCCGGGCCCCCGGCTTGGGTCGCCCGCTGCGCGGCGGGGATGCTGCTCGCGCTGCTCCTCGCGCTCGGCTTCGCGGGGCGGGCGGATGCGCAGGTGGTGCGCGGGCGGCTCACGTCCGCGCAGGGCGGCGGCGTGCTGGCGGGGGCGCTGGTGACGCTGCTGGACGGGCGCGGCGCGCCGGTGCGGGTCGGCGTGGCCGACGCGGCGGGGCAGTACCAGCTCACCGCCCCCGCGGCCGGCAGCTACCGTGTGAAGGTGGACCGCGTGGGCTTCGGCAGCCACACCACGGGCGAGTTCGCGCTGGCCGCCGGGCAGACGCTGGAGATGCCGGTGGCCGTGCCGCCGGTGCGCGTCTCGCTCGCCGCGATCCGGGTGGAGGCGGCGCCGCGCTGCAACTCCCGCTCGCGCGACGGCGACGCGCTGCGGGCCGTGTGGGAAGAGGCGCGCAAGGCGCTCCAGCTCACCAACAGCAACACCTCGGCGGCACTGCTCTCCTTCGACTACCGGCACTTCGAGCGGCACCTGAGCCCCAACGGGCGGAAGGTGGAAGCCGAGACCTCGCAGATGGTGCACCTTCCACCGGGCACCGTGGCCTTCGCCAGCCTGCCGGCGGACTCGCTGGCGGCGGGTGGCTACGTGCGCGTGCTGGAGCGGACGGGCCAGGTCAGCTACTTCGCGCCCGACGCGGACGTGCTGCTCTCCGAGGTCTTCCTGGACGGCCACTGCTTCAGCCTGCGGAACGGGCAGCAGGGGACGATCGGCCTGCACTTCGAGCCGCTGCGGGGGAACGCGGTGGCCGACGTGCGCGGCACGCTGTGGCTGGACCGCGCCACGGCCGAGCTGCGCTTCATGGAGTTCACGTACACGGGCCTGCCGCATGTGAGCCCGCGCACCATGGGCGGGCGCGTGGACTTCGCGCGGATGCCCAACGGCGCGTGGGTGATCCACGACTGGGCGCTGCGCTGGCCCGTGGCGGCCATGCGGTACAACGGCCGCTCCAACGTGCTCACCATCGGCCGGGCGCGGGGCGTCCAGGAGGCCGGCGCCAGCCTGGTCGCCGTCCGTCTAGTGGAGCCCGGCGATACCGCCCAAACCTCCGCCGCGCCCGCCGCCGCCTCGCACTGA